A region from the Hippoglossus hippoglossus isolate fHipHip1 chromosome 16, fHipHip1.pri, whole genome shotgun sequence genome encodes:
- the LOC117776803 gene encoding lymphocyte activation gene 3 protein-like yields MMLLECFIFILITFLTTGVQCEVTEVFAEAGSPAVLPCKYSPTSNVSPGIIWSKAANGTVWRKQKSGVQLWGSSWSEKGIQRVRCPHNQFERGDYSLQILRVMEEDGGVYSCRVEQGDRVDETVVMLRIITVSISPLVPIWGRDISVTCQVTPGFDAAAAVQWMLNDSRFSRQTRVTSPGDTLKSIVTEKASARLTGNWTCVVGYRGKEGRASATLTVTGIIQPPSDDTKVYAAVGSAVTLPCVFSSGLNPSSPLWEKLQTGSLNKRAPSRFALFSPSSPSSQLPWDKSASLKEVDLKDEGRYRCSGTIKGQRLARNIQLVVAKIDSSVPSKKKRSVTLTCQLSDTSEVTEYEWVRVTNDLNQAFGPIHKGQTLSISLLSEESRDTWACRFSGKDGILGNITTMITYNDPMMSSLSGQKASGTSQNTAAVVGLSLLLLALLLILAQMYKNHRRKQGIFQYPAMETIIQTVSNEREEREKHRVKVLP; encoded by the exons ATGATGTTGTTGGAgtgtttcatctttattttgatCACTTTTCTTACGACAG GAGTTCAGTGTGAGGTGACAGAGGTGTTTGCTGAAGCGGGTTCTCCGGCTGTACTACCCTGTAAATACAGCCCGACATCCAATGTTTCTCCTGGCATCATCTGGAGCAAAGCCGCCAATGG CACCGTCTGGAGAAAGCAGAAGAGCGGGGTGCAGCTGTGGGGCTCGAGCTGGTCAGAGAAAGGGATCCAACGCGTACGATGCCCCCACAATCAGTTTGAAAGAGGCGACTACAGCCTGCAAATCCTcagagtgatggaggaggatggaggagttTACTCCTGCAGGGTGGAGCAGGGAGACCGAGTTGATGAAACCGTGGTCATGCTCAGAATCATTACAG TGTCCATCTCTCCATTGGTTCCCATATGGGGGAGAGACATTTCAGTCACTTGTCAGGTGACTCCTGGGTTTGAtgcggctgctgctgtgcagtGGATGTTGAACGACAGTCGATTTTCACGCCAGACTAGAGTCACCTCACCGGGAGACACCTTGAAAAGCATCGTGACGGAAAAGGCATCTGCGAGGCTGACGGGGAACTGGACCTGTGTGGTGGGCTACAGGGGCAAAGAAGGCCGAGCTTCAGCAACTCTGACAGTGACAG GAATCATCCAACCACCATCTGACGACACCAAGGTGTATGCTGCTGTGGGATCTGCAGTCACACTCCCCTGTGTCTTCTCCTCCGGGTTGAACCCCTCTTCGCCACTCTGGGAGAAACTGCAGACTGGGTCTCTTAATAAACGAGCTCCCAGCCGCTTTGCCTTGTTTTCTCCATCCTCACCGTCCTCTCAGCTTCCCTGGGACAAATCTGCCAGTTTGAAAGAGGTTGACCTGAAGGATGAGGGCAGGTACAGATGCTCTGGGACCATAAAAGGACAAAGGCTCGCTCGAAACATCCAGCTCGTCGTCGCCAAAA ttgACAGCAGTGTCCCGTCAAAGAAGAAACGCTCCGTGACGCTGACCTGCCAACTGTCCGACACGAGCGAGGTCACTGAATATGAATGGGTTCGTGTGACCAATGATCTCAATCAGGCCTTCGGGCCCATCCACAAGGGGCAGACTCTGAGTATCAGCCTGTTGTCAGAGGAGAGCCGGGACACATGGGCATGTCGGTTCTCAGGCAAAGACGGCATTTTAGGAAACATAACCACAATGATAACGTACAATGATCCAATGATGA gTAGTCTTAGTGGACAAAAAGCGTCAGGTACCTCACAGAACACCGCTGCTGTGGTCGGGCTCAGTTTGCTCCTCCTCGCTCTGCTGCTGATTCTGGCTCAGATGTACAAGAACCACCGAAGG AAGCAAGGCATCTTTCAGTACCCTGCGATGGAGACGATTATTCAAACCGTCTCCAATGagcgggaggagagagaaaagcacaGAGTGAAAGTGTTACCGTAA
- the plekhg6 gene encoding pleckstrin homology domain-containing family G member 6: MDPNKPSFSSKALHANNSGGNESQMEDGSVLWRDGVDRERQRDAEGRETEVVDGTTAAAEINLRHRGSADKHKFNSLGYQRRTKQKVVTDFATVSKSTSAAARPRAALRQVLFNQGGSSDKNPASEERGQLDVLKQDLEAYPVPVSLRWQWKEESRGTTLEKNWTDIVHSHSTMSKMQRHQQEALWEFVHTELTYINKLIIIKALVVAALVNLHQRGFLLEVQPQLLFSNLPSIISAHQLFWQEVIYPMLQEVRRTGQPFDPMRLEAGCLQFHERFFSYQHYCWEEENNLEFTRRQMESNPHFLTYVQWVETHPQCERMRLGDMQAKPHQRITKYPLLLKAVLRNTQDPHVQHTLRGMLSSVNSFLESINDYLKLKDEELALSISAQRVEGYEVEGISEEIDKNVREICRFDLTCPVRGVGPGVVRRLLLEENLKIRDRKDNKLEVVALLFSDVLLMTKVQKKGERLKVVRPPLALDRTSCIALRDGCSFVLVEVGELQSTMNVYIFAASTSESCSTWVSTIHQAKGTLANLRMMENSRQLENWKNQLETKPIKEAKMDNMETREQNFVDQLNEEMIIPQSINGMLASKEKEGAHPYQPADDVNANNTGLTFLGSQASDSNRKDEGKSFAGQQQTIKEYEWIEMGVRGDQDGNPTKKEEKIVETQMTKERRVTFNQRPQSTPNLDLYTHRAAEDSLRPHNLLIGGLPDVDYPTNEHSTLPFSYQPTRSRERPGLQRLEGERGILTRRYFQSVNQDMRKSSNSQSGDVQTSPEVKGFPKNLRSPVLRRRRPLSINQAPTTRMSKKFSQGSGEAWTASSSNSESDYSLNSKRNSVPSDKSSNSHRVLKLGSLKPNQGMFWHMNDRASPDPETWSEPEPELNFHSKRPKMKTQRSASIPNIIIEGGHGLSLHPTNRYTLPQQQYVPFPIPGHYPNGHPSPLDGLLERANERRRGRNVKMSNLRSRYPPTSPSFSTTPSPSPSDGDRDTEWEEEVELMRHRALTVSKGWKEQLVDGDEDDNRNSVAFSEGVNVDWPGWCFDDDEVMVHLQPRDEGLLEGISRSLALLKFPHFSEQEEGECSQV, encoded by the exons CTTTTCCTCAAAAGCACTGCACGCAAACAACAGCGGGGGAAATGAGTCACAGATGGAAGACGGGTCGGTGCTTTGGAGGGACGGTGTGGacagggagaggcagagggacGCAGAGGGCCGAGAGACGGAAGTCGTTGATGGGacgacagcagctgcagagataaACCTTCGCCACAGGGGgtcagcagacaaacacaagttCAATTCTCTGGGCTACCAG AGGCGGACCAAGCAGAAGGTTGTGACTGACTTTGCAACAGTGAGTAAAAGCACGTCTGCAGCAGCCAGGCCCCGAGCGGCACTGAGACAGGTCCTGTTCAACCAGGGAGGGTCCTCTGACAAGAACCCAGCGTCTGAG gaGCGAGGTCAGCTGGATGTGTTGAAACAGGATCTGGAGGCCTACCCTGTGCCAGTCAGTCTGAGGTGGCAATGGAAGGAGGAGAGTCGAGGAACGACACTGGAGAAGAACTGGACGGATATAGTTCACTCTCATTCA ACCATGTCGAAGATGCAGAGAcaccagcaggaggcgctgtGGGAGTTTGTCCACACTGAACTCACCTACATCAACAAGCTTATTATCATCAAAGCT TTGGTCGTTGCAGCCCTTGTAAACCTGCATCAGAGAGGATTTCTCCTGGAG GTGCAACCTCAGCTGCTCTTCTCCAACCTCCCCTCCATCATCAGTGCACACCAGCTCTTCTGGCAGGAGGTGATTTATCCCATGTTACAGGAAGTCCGCCGGACAGGGCAGCCCTTTGACCCCATGAGGTTAGAGGCTGGTTGTCTGCAG TTCCATGAGCGTTTCTTCTCCTATCAGCATTACTGCtgggaggaggaaaacaacctGGAGTTCACTCGCAGGCAGATGGAGAGCAACCCGCACTTCCTCACGTATGTTCAG TGGGTGGAGACTCATCCTCAGTGTGAGCGGATGCGGCTTGGGGACATGCAGGCCAAACCCCACCAGAGGATCACAAAGTACCCCCTGCTGCTGAAAGCCGTGCTCAGAAACACCCAGGACCCCCATGTACAGCACACGCTCAGAGGCATG CTGTCCAGTGTGAACAGCTTCCTGGAAAGTATCAATGACTACCTGAAGCTCAAAGATGAGGAGCttgctctctccatctctgctcaGCGGGTGGAGGGATATGAGGTGGAGGGAATCAGTGAAGAAATTGACAAG AATGTACGAGAGATCTGCCGGTTTGACCTAACTTGCCCGGTCAGAGGAGTGGGTCCGGGAGTCGTAcgcaggctgctgctggaggagaactTGAAGATTCGCGAcagaaaagacaacaag CTGGAGGTGGTGGCTCTACTTTTCTCAGATGTGCTTCTAATGACCAAAGTCCAGAAGAAAGGAGAGCGGTTGAAAGTGGTTCGACCTCCTCTGGCCCTGGACAGAACTTCCTGCATAGCACTGAGAGACGGCT GTTCATTTGTTCTTGTGGAGGTTGGTGAACTGCAGAGCACTATGAATGTCTACATCTTTGCAGCCAGCACCTCAGAGAGCTGCTCCACGTGGGTCTCCACCATCCACCAGGCCAAG GGAACACTGGCAAACCTGAGAATGATGGAGAACAGCAGACAATTGGAAAACTGGAAAAACCAATTGGAGACAAAACCTATCAAAGAAGCCAAGATGGATAATATGGAGACAAGAGAACAAAATTTTGTGGATCAACTTAATGAGGAAATGATCATCCCGCAGTCGATAAATGGGATGTTGGCGTctaaagaaaaggagggagcGCATCCGTATCAACCTGCAGATGACGTTAACGCTAACAACACCGGATTAACTTTTTTGGGATCCCAGGCCAGCGACAGTAATCGTAAAGATGAGGGTAAGAGCTTTGCTGGTCAGCAACAAACAATCAAAGAATATGAATGGATAGAAATGGGAGTGAGAGGCGATCAAGATGGGAACCCCacaaagaaggaagagaaaatagTCGAGACTCAGATGACAAAGGAGCGAAGGGTGACCTTTAACCAAAGACCACAGTCTACCCCAAATCTGGATCTTTACACTCATAGAGCTGCCGAAGATTCATTAAGACCACACAATCTTTTAATAGGTGGATTACCAGATGTTGACTACCCAACAAATGAACATAGCACTTTACCATTTTCTTACCAGCCAACCAGGTCCAGGGAAAGGCCTGGGCTTCAAAGActagagggagaaagagggatatTAACAAGGAGATATTTCCAGTCTGTGAACCAGGACATGAGAAAGTCCAGCAACAGCCAGTCTGGAGACGTCCAGACATCTCCAGAGGTTAAGGGGTTCCCAAAAAATTTGAGGTCACCTGTGTTACGGAGGAGGAGGCCACTCAGCATCAATCAGGCACCCACCACTCGGATGTCCAAGAAGTTCTCCCAGGGCTCAGGAGAGGCTTGGACAGCCTCCTCTTCCAACTCTGAATCAGACTACAGCCTAAACAGCAAGAGAAACTCTGTTCCTTCTGACAAAAGCTCAAATTCACACCGGGTGCTCAAGCTGGGCTCCCTGAAGCCCAACCAAGGCATGTTTTGGCACATGAATGATCGAGCCTCTCCAGATCCCGAAACATGGTCTGAGCCTGAGCCTGAACTGAACTTCCATAGCAAAAGGCCCAAAATGAAAACCCAAAGGAGTGCTTCCATCCCTAACATTATAATCGAAGGGGGGCATGGACTTTCTCTGCACCCCACTAACCGTTACACTTTACCCCAACAACAATATGTACCTTTTCCCATCCCAGGACATTACCCTAACGGACACCCTTCTCCTCTGGATGGCCTTCTGGAAAGAGCCAATGAGAGAAGGAGGGGGCgaaatgtgaaaatgtccaaTTTGAGGTCAAGATATCCTCCTACCTCCCCCTCGTTTTCCACCACACCTTCACCATCACCCAGcgatggagacagagacacagagtgggaggaggaggtggagctgatGAGACACCGAGCCCTCACAGTGAGTAAAGGATGGAAAGAGCAGCTGGTGGACGGAGATGAAGACGATAACAGGAACAG cGTTGCCTTTTCAGAAGGCGTAAATGTGGACTGGCCAGGCTGGTGCTTTGACGACGACGAAGTCATGGTTCATTTACAACCTCGAGATGAAGGACTTCTGGAGGGCATCAGCCGATCTCTGGCCTTATTGAAATTTCCTCACTTTTCAGAGCAAGAAGAAGGGGAGTGCAGTCAGGTGTAG